From a single Brassica oleracea var. oleracea cultivar TO1000 chromosome C5, BOL, whole genome shotgun sequence genomic region:
- the LOC106344962 gene encoding putative F-box protein At1g64540 — MDVLLIEMIKKFTRDGPVIFPALKSLFTGDIVIGTTNYINLIIMCPVLEELFIRNDEGDNPPSWIRRLQSYCLKRLVIYFHVPKYRKVYEDEVAVMAPNLTYFEYSGYVSSFYMLSRMRSLVEAKLDLRLWELTIRYDDDYEDGHRSVNGFNVIFGNTTFLLDVISRNVKTLHLSPHSLEVSFSLPPH, encoded by the coding sequence ATGGATGTGTTGTTGATTGAGATGATTAAGAAATTTACTAGGGATGGTCCTGTGATTTTCCCTGCTCTCAAATCACTTTTTACCGGCGACATTGTGATTGGTACCACCAATTATATCAACCTCATCATTATGTGCCCTGTCCTGGAAGAATTGTTCATACGTAACGACGAAGGAGACAACCCGCCAAGTTGGATTAGACGTTTGCAAAGTTATTGCTTGAAGCGACTTGTGATTTATTTCCATGTTCCCAAATATAGAAAGGTTTATGAAGATGAAGTTGCGGTCATGGCACCTAATCTTACTTACTTTGAATATTCTGGGTATGTCTCCAGTTTTTATATGTTGTCGAGAATGCGCTCGCTTGTCGAAGCTAAACTAGATCTTCGACTGTGGGAGTTAACCATCCGTTATGATGATGATTATGAGGATGGACACCGTTCAGTGAATGGTTTTAATGTTATCTTTGGTAATACTACCTTTCTCCTTGATGTCATAAGCCGCAACGTTAAGACCCTTCATTTGTCTCCTCATTCTCTAGAGGTTAGTTTCTCTCTACCTCCTCATTGA